The Hemibagrus wyckioides isolate EC202008001 linkage group LG12, SWU_Hwy_1.0, whole genome shotgun sequence genome includes a window with the following:
- the irx1b gene encoding iroquois-class homeodomain protein IRX-1b, whose protein sequence is MSFPQLGFPQVYGVERASPPRDGGSESGGGVTGSPASSAAALAPLLGMYAHPWSAHRYGAFMPYSSAEAALLNHMGSQYELKENPGAHPAGFAVHTAPGFYPYGQYQYGDPSRAKSATRETTSTLKAWLQEHKKNPYPTKGEKIMLAIVTKMTLTQVSTWFANARRRLKKENKVTWGRSAEDVDGCGYDSDRDDDDESAHKHEREEEIDLETVDTDEAEEDRVDVSQEPSEAKAREGHQSDTESGSTEARALNSPTGSVPSSKDASGGSADVSPGCQRPVNSKPKIWSLAETATSPDNCQKASGVATAVTAHPAFLSTNGIYTCQIGKLNSWTGGAFLGAGPLIGVRSLMGVSPSSHYITSSAHSESPTHSLSLSPQHNADQEHVQRTESPALPLRPSFPVIHDRSHHETSQRALKTVS, encoded by the exons ATGTCTTTCCCTCAGCTGGGCTTCCCGCAGGTGTATGGAGTGGAGAGAGCTTCTCCGCCGCGGGATGGCGGCTCGGAGAGCGGCGGCGGAGTAACGGGGAGTCCCGCGAGCTCTGCGGCTGCGCTCGCGCCTCTGCTCGGCATGTACGCGCATCCGTGGAGTGCGCACCGGTACGGAGCCTTCATGCCGTACAGCAGTGCCGAAGCGGCGCTCCTCAACCACATG ggCTCCCAGTACGAGTTGAAGGAGAACCCCGGTGCTCACCCAGCTGGATTTGCAGTGCACACCGCCCCTGGTTTCTACCCGTACGGCCAGTACCAGTATGGAGACCCCTCGCGCGCCAAAAGCGCCACACGCGAGACCACGAGCACGCTGAAAGCCTGGCTTCAGGAGCACAAGAAAAACCCTTATCCCACTAAAGGCGAAAAGATCATGCTGGCCATCGTGACCAAAATGACCCTGACGCAAGTGAGCACATGGTTTGCCAACGCGCGCCGCCGTCTCAAGAAGGAGAACAAGGTGACGTGGGGACGCAGCGCCGAGGACGTAGACGGCTGCGGCTACGACAGCGACCGCGACGACGACGACGAGAGCGCGCACAAGCACGAGCGCGAGGAGGAGATCGACCTCGAGACCGTGGACACCGACGAGGCCGAAGAGGACCGCGTAGACGTCAGCCAAGAGCCGAGTGAGGCCAAAGCACGCGAGGGTCATCAAAGTGACACGGAGAGCGGAAGCACAGAAGCGCGCGCGCTAAACAGCCCCACCGGTTCTGTACCCAGTAGTAAAGACGCGAGCGGGGGCTCAGCGGATGTTTCTCCGGGATGCCAGAGGCCTGTGAACTCCAAACCCAAAATCTGGTCGCTTGCGGAAACAGCGACGAGTCCCGATAACTGTCAGAAAGCGAGCGGTGTGGCGACGGCAGTCACCGCTCACCCGGCTTTTTTATCCACTAACGGGATTTACACATGTCAGATCGGGAAGCTGAACAGCTGGACTGGAGGCGCTTTTCTCGGGGCAGGACCTCTAATCGGTGTGCGCTCTTTAATGGGAGTGAGTCCGAGCAGCCATTACATAACCTCAAGCGCTCACAGTGAGAGTCCTACACACAGCCTCAGCCTCAGTCCACAACACAACGCCG ATCAAGAACATGTTCAGAGAACTGAATCTCCAGCACTTCCTCTGAGGCCATCATTTCCGGTCATCCACGACAG GTCTCACCATGAAACATCACAGCGAGCCCTGAAGACCGTTTCCTGA